A genomic segment from Daphnia pulex isolate KAP4 chromosome 5, ASM2113471v1 encodes:
- the LOC124193974 gene encoding uncharacterized protein LOC124193974, with the protein MPPRRELTREEKDEKNRKAREKRSNEDPEAKEVRLAANRERAKIAREEKRRRLNPEEVQVAKNLNAKKAREERQAEAPDERALRQRLDAERKRVARANETQVEHEARLHDQRIRQQLLRQEQAEEENRARLLAEAERQAVFRQEEENRARLLAEAERQAVLRQEEENRARLLAEAERQADLRQDEQIRARLQAESERQAALRQQEAAIILRAMNQRPACDRPRVVLANDAVAERPARQQHQARKRAADDTETAEEQRARLQAQALRKKYLRRDESEAERSSRLQDQALRQKSLRNEESEAEKSSRLREQALRQHSLRKEESEAERSARLQDQAQRQKSLRNEESEAENSSRLREQTLRQNSLRKEESEAEKWARQRAQALHQKNLRTKETELGAANRQLADKVRHEATRSKETPEERLDRAIADSFLHQIHRLEETEQEAEAGREANMEWMAGYRATENEEETADRREEDRLRTELQREHQFEREREEEELRARNALQHAEIVPVETADHEAFLREMHLDRNRAGNRRTHRIACKDIVVEDRVHLLDIGDLTKICAECDAKHFEKEMPKDQKFQQCCGKGKVIIPPPKPCPQPLASLLQNQHPKSKQFMKQIRNYNSAHAFASLGANQSPPPNRGPYCYRIHGQIYHQITPLGPTPNPRYADLYFLDSAQATDYRANIQAMSGCCRILMEELDAMLREKNPYALVYKMMRQVLEEEYVQRQAANLPHYTVGMIITCDRRNVDQRRYNCPTAHEIAVVFKSSDGAPPSNRDIRGHLYIPVRGRRFIQINTQKPMCDPMCYPLLFPNGEDGWHAHMNYNTTSRRERDEAAAMAMIVDEDEDEQIDPLWPNPRVLIREEVAAADGNAEIENERNVEPEPAEADENDDQQPNRNRGPRSRVTQAEFYSSIMSIRGDFNIVLSGGALTQQYFVDSYVKTEGNRIDWLRKHQTELHVERYCGLMDYINNRAERENVEVGTIYILPSSFIGSPRAMKQNYQDAMAIVAKFGKPTFFLTFTCNPKWREITANIANYQTASDRPDMVARVFHLKKKELVDDIEKKQVLGFATAHIEVIEFQKRGLPHCHMLIWIDKRDAPLSPEDMDKTICAEIPDKSLHPRLYAAVMAHMIHGPCGAINKKSPCMDVEGCTKKFPKDFIAGTIINDNGYPTYRRRDTGVKHPLKRGNVVYEVDNRWVVPYNPWLLLKYDCHINLESCASLTSVKYIFKYVYKGHDSGNIETKKGTHQQVEGEDEPTFVWDEITTFLDTRYVSAPEAAWRINKFPLSNRSHVIFRLAVHLPLEQSVFFHPGNEEQAVANAALKETTLTAFFILNRDNGEARQYFYREIVNHFAFVKVGGRNFWKRGVQNLKIIGRLYTVSVRQIERFCLRLLLINVKGPTSFENLRTVNGVILPTFKAAAAALNLLEDDSVWERTLDDAAAFEMPERLRQLFVDICLFCNPTDALYLFERSLPQLMEDFIRNGHDAEIAKNLTLKFIQDKLLLNNQTMENLSLPVPDFQLIHRLIAAQLEENAEITMREKRRLGELMVSQLNEGQRAAFDQVMAAVNDTENAIPHQYFLDGPGGTGKTFLYNTLITVLQGQGKTVIAVASTGIASTLLIDGTTYHSQFKIYPPITEATRSKIEDGSFLAHLIRSAVLIISDESTMKTNHALSAFNLLFQKLHKNNLPHGGKVLLLGGDFRQCLPVVRHGNRVTVLEVTIRNNDTWPQFRQLRLTQNMRTVAGSQDYADWLIQLGNGTLPTHPKLNIPDMIEIPKEFFNYNRSLVEHVFGDPAQLLDPVVSQQICSRAILCPKNGDCLRINNQIIKDMPGTLHEYRSIDTIDSDDPEEISNYPTEVLNSFDVSGIPTHLLKMKVGAVIILLKNIDSRQGLCNGTRLIIRALRENLIVAEIAAGKNKGHIVYIPRMMMSPTDSDLPVILKRLQFPVLLAFAMTITKSQGQTFDRVGILLPEPVFSHGQLYVAFSRATSKDGVRVEIAESGKQGKLLKNHPTATEEEKKKVFTLNVVYKEVLL; encoded by the exons ATGCCACCGCGTCGCGAATTAACTCGAGaggaaaaagatgagaagaatagGAAGgctagggaaaaaagaagtaacGAAGACCCGGAGGCTAAGGAAGTGCGATTGGCGGCTAATAGGGAAAGGGCCAAGATCGCTCGTGAAGAGAAGCGACGTCGGCTCAATCCCGAAGAAGTTCAGGttgcaaaaaatttgaatgcgaAAAAGGCTAGGGAAGAGCGTCAGGCAGAGGCACCTGACGAGAGAGCGTTGAGGCAGAGGTTAGATGCTGAGCGGAAAAGAGTCGCCCGTGCTAACGAGACTCAGGTTGAACATGAAGCTAGACTGCATGATCAGCGAATCCGTCAGCAACTCCTTCGACAGGAacaagcggaagaagaaaatcgtgctAGACTGTTAGCCGAGGCGGAGCGGCAAGCAGTTTTtcgtcaagaagaagaaaatcgtgcgCGACTGTTAGCCGAGGCGGAGCGGCAAGCAGTTCTtcgtcaagaagaagaaaatcgtgcgCGACTTTTAGCCGAGGCGGAGCGGCAAGCAGATCTTCGTCAAGATGAACAAATTCGAGCTCGATTGCAAGCCGAATCAGAGCGGCAAGCTGCTCTTCGTCAACAAGAAGCAGCAATTATTCTACGAGCGATGAATCAGAGACCTGCGTGTGATCGCCCAAGAGTTGTTCTTGCTAATGATGCTGTGGCAGAGCGTCCAGcaagacaacaacatcagGCAAGAAAGAGAGCTGCTGACGACACCGAAACTGCTGAAGAACAACGAGCTAGGTTGCAAGCCCAGGCATTGCGGAAGAAATATCTGCGGAGAGATGAATCGGAAGCAGAGAGATCATCAAGACTTCAAGATCAGGCACTTAGGCAAAAATCTCTGCGAAACGAGGAGTCTGAAGCAGAGAAATCTTCTAGACTTCGTGAACAGGCTTTGCGGCAACATTCTCTGCGGAAAGAGGAATCGGAGGCAGAGAGATCAGCTAGACTTCAAGATCAGGCACAGAGGCAAAAATCTCTGCGGAACGAGGAATCAGAAGCAGAGAATTCTTCAAGACTTCGTGAGCAGACCTTGCGCCAAAATTCTTTGCGGAAAGAGGAATCTGAAGCAGAGAAGTGGGCTAGACAACGAGCGCAGGCGCTAcaccaaaaaaatttacgaaCCAAAGAAACTGAATTAGGTGCAGCTAATAGACAGTTGGCAGACAAAGTTCGACATGAAGCTACCCGTTCTAAAGAAACTCCCGAGGAAAGATTGGATCGCGCTATCGCTGATAGCTTTCTTCATCAGATTCATCGTCTCGAAGAAACTGAGCAGGAAGCCGAAGCAGGTCGCGAAGCAAATATGGAATGGATGGCTGGTTACCGAGCAACTGAGAATGAGGAAGAAACAGCTGATAGGCGTGAAGAGGATAGGTTGCGAACAGAGCTACAGCGAGAACATCAATTTGAACGAGAGCGAGAAGAGGAAGAACTGCGAGCAAGAAATGCGCTTCAACACGCCGAAATTGTTCCCGTTGAAACCGCAGACCACGAAGCTTTTCTTCGTGAGATGCACCTTGATCGCAACCGTGCCGGAAATCGGCGAACGCATCGGATAGCTTGCAAAGACATTGTTGTAGAGGATCGGGTTCATTTGCTTGACATTGGAGATTTGACCAAGATTTGTGCTGAGTGTGACGCCAAACACTTTGAAAAAGAGATGCCAAAAGATCAAAAGTTTCAGCAATGCTGCGGAAAGGGAAAAGTAATTATTCCACCACCAAAGCCATGTCCGCAACCCTTGGCCAGTCTCTTGCAAAATCAGCATCCAAAGTccaagcaattcatgaagcaAATTCGAAACTACAACAGTGCTCACGCTTTTGCTTCGCTTGGAGCAAACCAATCTCCACCACCAAACCGAGGCCCCTACTGCTATCGAATTCATGGCCAGATTTACCATCAAATCACTCCGCTTGGTCCAACACCAAATCCCAGATATGCAGATCTGTATTTTTTGGACTCGGCGCAGGCCACTGATTATAGGGCAAATATCCAGGCAATGTCGGGTTGTTGTAGAATATTGATGGAAGAATTGGACGCTATGCTTCGAGAGAAGAATCCGTACGCCTTGGTTTACAAGATGATGCGCCAAGTTCTTGAAGAAGAATACGTTCAACGCCAGGCCGCAAATCTTCCTCACTACACTGTCGGCATGATCATCACTTGTGATAGAAGAAATGTCGACCAGCGGCGCTACAACTGCCCGACGGCCCACGAGATAGCAGTAGTATTCAAAAGCTCTGATGGAGCTCCGCCATCCAACAGAGATATTCGTGGTCATCTCTATATTCCCGTCAGAGGCCGACGTTTCATCCAGATTAACACACAGAAGCCCATGTGTGATCCGATGTGTTATCCTCTGCTATTCCCCAACGGTGAAGATGGTTGGCATGCTCACATGAATTATAACACCACCAGTCGGAGGGAAAGAGATGAAGCAGCAGCAATGGCAATGATTGTTGATGAGGATGAAGACGAGCAGATTGATCCCCTGTGGCCCAACCCCAGAGTGTTAATTCGTGAAGAAGTCGCCGCAGCAGATGGCAATGCTGAGATTGAAAATGAGCGAAATGTAGAACCGGAACCAGCCGAAGCAGACGAGAACGATGATCAACAACCAAACAGGAACAGAGGCCCACGCTCAAGAGTGACGCAAGCCGAGTTCTACAGTTCAATCATGTCAATCCGCGGTGATTTCAATATCGTTTTGTCCGGGGGTGCCCTCACTCAGCAATATTTTGTCGATTCTTACGTCAAGACCGAGGGGAATCGCATAGATTGGCTCAGAAAACACCAGACAGAGCTGCATGTTGAGCGCTACTGCGGTCTGATGGATTACATCAACAATCGagcggaaagagaaaatgtggaaGTTGGCACTATCTACATTCTCCCTTCGTCCTTCATTGGCAGTCCTCGAGCCATGAAGCAAAATTATCAAGACGCGATGGCAATTGTTGCCAAATTTGgaaaaccaactttttttttaacgtttacTTGCAATCCCAAGTGGAGAGAAATTACGGCAAATATTGCGAACTATCAGACAGCTTCTGATCGTCCCGATATGGTCGCACGAGTCTTccacttgaagaaaaaagagttggtcGACGACATCGAGAAAAAGCAAGTTTTGGGTTTCGCCACAGCTCATATCGAAGTCATCGAATTTCAAAAACGCGGTCTTCCTCATTGCCACATGCTGATCTGGATCGATAAGAGAGATGCCCCTTTATCACCAGAAGATATGGACAAGACCATTTGTGCGGAAATTCCCGACAAGTCCCTCCATCCAAGACTCTACGCCGCTGTTATGGCTCACATGATCCACGGCCCGTGTGGAGCCATCAACAAAAAGTCTCCTTGCATGGATGTTGAAGGGTGCACCAAAAAGTTTCCGAAAGATTTCATCGCAGGAACCATCATCAACGACAACGGCTATCCGACTTACAGAAGAAGAGACACTGGAGTTAAACATCCGTTGAAAAGAGGGAATGTCGTCTATGAAGTAGACAACAGATGGGTTGTGCCTTATAACCCTTGGTTGCTGCTGAAATATGACTGTCATATAAACCTCGAATCCTGCGCTTCACTCACCAGTGTCAAATACATCTTTAAGTACGTGTACAAAGGCCATGACAGCGGAAACATTGagacaaaaaagggaacgCATCAGCAAGTTGAAGGTGAAGATGAGCCGACATTCGTGTGGGACGAAATCACTACTTTTTTGGACACGCGTTACGTCAGCGCACCAGAAGCCGCCTGGAGAATTAATAAGTTTCCCCTCAGCAATCGTTCCCATGTCATCTTCCGACTTGCCGTACATCTTCCATTGGAACAGTCCGTCTTTTTCCACCCGGGCAACGAGGAACAAGCAGTCGCCAACGCCGCTTTGAAAGAAACGACTTTAACTGCTTTTTTCATCTTGAACCGAGATAATGGAGAAGCGAGGCAGTATTTTTACCGAGAGATTGTCAACCATTTTGCTTTCGTCAAGGTTGGTGGCCGTAATTTCTGGAAGCGAGGAGTTCAAAATCTCAAAATCATTGGCCGATTGTACACGGTGAGCGTCCGTCAAATTGAGCGATTCTGCCTGCGCTTGCTCCTCATTAACGTCAAAGGACCTACCAGTTTTGAAAATCTTCGAACAGTCAACGGTGTAATTTTACCGACGTTTAAAGCAGCAGCCGCTGCCTTAAATTTGTTGGAAGATGACAGCGTTTGGGAGAGGACACTGGACGATGCGGCCGCCTTTGAAATGCCAGAACGATTGCGACagctttttgttgacatttgtCTGTTTTGCAATCCTACGGATGCTCTTTATCTCTTTGAGCGATCTTTACCTCAGCTAATGGAAGATTTTATTCGTAATGGTCACGACGCCGAAATAGCAAAAAACTTgactttgaaatttattcaagACAAGCTACTTCTCAACAATCAAACGATGGAAAATCTCTCATTGCCTGTTCCTGATTTTCAGCTTATTCATCGTCTTATCGCGGCTCAACTCGAAGAAAATGCTGAAATTACtatgagagagaagagaagattgGGTGAATTGATGGTTAGTCAGTTGAACGAAGGTCAACGGGCTGCCTTCGATCAAGTCATGGCTGCCGTCAACGATACTGAAAATGCAATTCCGCATCAGTATTTCTTGGATGGCCCTGGAGGAACGGGGAAGACGTTCCTGTACAACACTCTCATCACCGTACTGCAGGGACAAGGGAAAACAGTGATCGCCGTTGCGTCTACCGGCATCGCTTCTACGTTGTTGATTGACGGCACAACGTATCATTCCCAATTCAAGATTTACCCTCCAATTACTGAAGCGACCAGATCAAAAATCGAAGATGGTAGCTTCCTCGCCCATTTGATCAGAAGTGCAGTTCTCATCATTTCTGACGAATCCACCATGAAGACAAATCACGCCCTTAGTGCTTTCAATTTACTCTTCCAAAAGTTGCACAAGAACAATCTTCCGCACGGTGGTAAAGTGCTCCTTCTTGGTGGCGATTTTCGTCAGTGTTTACCGGTCGTCCGACATGGAAACAGGGTGACAGTGCTGGAAGTCACCATCCGAAACAATGACACTTGGCCTCAGTTTCGACAACTTCGTCTGACTCAAAATATGCGTACCGTGGCCGGCAGTCAAGACTACGCCGATTGGCTCATTCAGCTTGGAAACGGAACTCTACCGACGCATCCAAAACTGAACATCCCCGATATGATTGAAATTcctaaagaatttttcaattataaccGGAGTTTAGTCGAGCACGTCTTTGGTGATCCTGCTCAACTGTTAGATCCCGTCGTATCTCAACAAATATGCAGTCGCGCTATTCTTTGTCCGAAGAATGGCGATTGCTTACGAATCAACAATCAGATCATCAAAGACATGCCCGGTACGCTTCATGAGTACAGAAGCATCGATACCATCGACTCTGACGACcctgaagaaatttcaaattacccAACCGAAGTTCTCAACTCCTTCGACGTCTCCGGAATTCCCACCCATTTGCTGAAAATGAAAGTGGGAGCCGTCATCATTCTTCTGAAGAATATCGATTCACGTCAGGGACTTTGCAATGGGACCCGGCTCATCATCAGGGCGCTTAGAGAAAATCTCATCGTTGCAGAAATTGCTGCTGGAAAAAACAAGGGGCACATCGTCTACATCCCGCGGATGATGATGTCCCCAACTGATTCGGATCTTCCCGTCATCCTCAAGAGACTCCAGTTTCCCGTTTTGTTGGCGTTTGCGATGACCATCACAAAGTCACAGGGCCAAACGTTTGATCGGGTCGGAATATTACTTCCAGAACCCGTCTTCAGTCATGGCCAGCTGTATGTGGCCTTCTCCAGAGCTACATCGAAAGAcg GAGTTCGAGTCGAGATTGCTGAGTCTGGGAAACAAGGCAAGCTTCTCAAAAATCATCCGACAGCCactgaagaagagaagaaaaaagtgtttaCTTTAAATGTTGTCTATAAAGAAGTTCTATTGTAA